From the unidentified bacterial endosymbiont genome, one window contains:
- a CDS encoding TolC family protein, with amino-acid sequence MKDNPTYLSLNKAVSAASADYAAAKSANYPVVDFNAGYTDNSPSKDAQEDDYQDEFKVGVKVGLNLFNGFKNQSESAKFSAKYTQAKLGLDDFLIKTRNSVDASVSKYQTGADSLVISTRSYDNAGKFIELYKEEFKLGQKSLLDFISSRNEHYQANLTMIESQFAVYQAKLDQLTQLGGLLQKLYLTPEEIQPSSGSVAQ; translated from the coding sequence ATGAAAGATAACCCCACCTACCTTTCACTGAATAAGGCGGTTTCGGCGGCATCGGCTGACTACGCGGCGGCAAAGTCCGCAAATTACCCGGTTGTTGATTTTAATGCTGGCTATACGGATAACTCACCCTCAAAAGATGCCCAGGAAGATGATTATCAGGATGAATTTAAGGTTGGTGTTAAGGTTGGCCTTAACCTCTTTAATGGCTTTAAAAATCAATCTGAGTCGGCAAAGTTTAGCGCTAAATATACTCAGGCAAAACTCGGCCTCGATGATTTTTTAATTAAAACTCGTAATAGCGTTGATGCCTCCGTTTCTAAATATCAAACCGGGGCTGATTCCTTAGTGATTTCAACACGATCGTATGATAATGCCGGTAAATTTATAGAGCTGTATAAAGAGGAATTTAAGCTTGGACAAAAGTCATTGCTTGATTTCATATCAAGTCGAAATGAACATTACCAGGCTAATTTAACGATGATTGAATCTCAATTCGCGGTTTATCAGGCTAAGTTGGATCAGCTTACGCAGTTGGGAGGGTTACTCCAGAAGCTGTATCTCACGCCAGAGGAGATACAGCCCAGTAGCGGTTCCGTAGCACAATGA
- the mpl gene encoding UDP-N-acetylmuramate:L-alanyl-gamma-D-glutamyl-meso-diaminopimelate ligase encodes MRIHILGICGTFMGGLAMLARSLGHEVTGSDANVYPPMSTLLEKQGISLIQGYDASQLEPQPDLVIIGNAMTRGNPCVEAVLERNIPFMSGPQWLHDFVLRDRWVVAVAGTHGKTTTAGMATWILEACGYKPGFVIGGVPGNFEVSARLGDSPFFVIEADEYDCAFFDKRSKFVHYCPRTLILNNLEFDHADIFDDLKAIQKQFHHLVRIVPGQGRIILPENDINLKQTMAMGCWSEQELVGEQGHWQAKKRNADASEWEVLLDGEKVGEVKWGLVGEHNMHNGLMAIAAARHVGVLPADAANALGSFINARRRLELRGEAHGVTVYDDFAHHPTAILATLAALRGKVGGTARILAVLEPRSNTMKMGICKDDLAPSLGRADEVFLLQPQHIPWQVSEVADACIQPAHWSADVDALADMVIKTAQPGDHILVMSNGGFGSIHQKLLEGLTKKAQQQA; translated from the coding sequence ATGCGCATTCATATATTGGGGATTTGTGGCACTTTTATGGGCGGACTGGCAATGCTGGCACGCTCGTTGGGTCATGAAGTGACAGGTTCGGACGCCAATGTGTATCCGCCGATGAGCACACTTCTGGAAAAGCAGGGCATCTCTCTTATTCAGGGCTACGATGCCAGCCAGCTAGAGCCACAGCCGGATTTGGTTATCATCGGCAATGCCATGACCCGTGGAAATCCGTGTGTGGAAGCGGTGCTGGAACGTAACATTCCGTTCATGTCTGGCCCTCAGTGGCTGCATGATTTCGTGCTGCGCGACCGCTGGGTTGTCGCCGTAGCCGGTACGCATGGCAAAACCACCACCGCCGGAATGGCGACGTGGATCCTGGAGGCCTGTGGTTACAAGCCGGGCTTCGTTATCGGCGGCGTGCCGGGGAATTTCGAGGTCTCTGCGCGTCTGGGTGACAGCCCGTTTTTTGTCATCGAAGCCGACGAATACGACTGCGCCTTCTTCGACAAACGGTCTAAGTTTGTCCATTACTGCCCGCGCACGCTGATCCTCAACAACCTTGAGTTCGATCATGCCGATATTTTTGACGACCTGAAGGCCATCCAGAAACAGTTCCACCATCTGGTGCGTATCGTTCCAGGTCAGGGTCGTATCATCCTGCCGGAGAACGACATCAACCTGAAGCAGACGATGGCGATGGGGTGCTGGAGCGAGCAGGAACTGGTGGGTGAGCAGGGGCACTGGCAGGCGAAAAAACGCAACGCTGATGCCTCCGAGTGGGAAGTGTTGCTCGACGGTGAAAAAGTAGGTGAGGTGAAGTGGGGCCTGGTGGGCGAGCACAATATGCACAACGGCCTGATGGCGATTGCCGCGGCGCGCCATGTAGGTGTTCTGCCAGCCGATGCCGCCAATGCGCTGGGCTCGTTTATCAACGCCCGTCGCCGCCTGGAGCTACGCGGAGAGGCCCATGGCGTCACGGTGTATGATGATTTCGCCCACCACCCAACGGCCATTCTGGCGACCCTTGCCGCCCTGCGCGGTAAAGTCGGCGGCACGGCGCGCATCCTGGCGGTACTGGAACCGCGCTCCAATACCATGAAGATGGGGATCTGCAAAGACGATCTTGCACCGTCGCTAGGGCGTGCCGACGAAGTTTTCCTGCTGCAACCGCAGCATATTCCGTGGCAGGTGTCAGAAGTGGCTGATGCCTGTATTCAGCCCGCGCACTGGAGTGCGGACGTAGATGCGCTGGCGGATATGGTGATAAAAACCGCGCAGCCTGGCGACCATATTCTGGTTATGAGCAACGGCGGTTTTGGTAGCATCCATCAAAAGCTGCTGGAGGGGCTGACGAAAAAAGCGCAACAGCAAGCGTAA
- a CDS encoding HlyD family type I secretion periplasmic adaptor subunit, whose product MNRKQSDHLMMVIIVMTLVILTMFSFIRINAVVHGNGVIITKDNTQVVSLPKGGTVDSIHVAEGDFVKKGQILAETSNFDIQKEYERARAQSEYLALYIKELDAVLAWKGDFRKFDTAALKNQDLIGNIQLLISQERTKESKIESLESDVVQLGIARISKNSELSLVQEEVNILSPLVKKGISSYTTFLAKKQAAVRLKTEIIELESQMVAKKEEVKVTRGEINDDYFAIRNTLSKNLVDAQREASLNNSAMTVLSKQMSDSSVHSPVDGVIYKINKNAFTKGGVIQSADSLFEIKPLSTKMIAEVKIQPKDRDQIFVGGEVNVKILSFILSGAKPYKGEVVQISPDSYEETINGNMVRYYKAIVGFDISEADRDDIKPGMAVDAYVITGNHSILKYLASPLMRGAQQVFSEPVLTDIKVTHK is encoded by the coding sequence ATGAACAGAAAACAAAGTGACCATCTTATGATGGTCATCATAGTCATGACGCTGGTGATTTTGACGATGTTTTCGTTTATCAGAATTAACGCAGTGGTTCATGGTAACGGTGTCATCATTACCAAGGATAACACCCAGGTCGTTTCTCTTCCGAAAGGAGGAACGGTTGATTCCATTCATGTTGCGGAAGGCGATTTTGTTAAGAAAGGACAAATACTTGCTGAAACGTCAAACTTTGATATTCAGAAAGAGTATGAACGTGCCCGGGCGCAAAGCGAATATTTAGCCCTCTATATTAAAGAGCTGGATGCGGTGTTGGCCTGGAAAGGCGATTTTCGCAAGTTCGATACAGCGGCGCTGAAGAATCAGGATCTCATCGGCAACATTCAGTTGCTTATCAGTCAGGAACGCACGAAAGAGAGCAAAATAGAGAGCTTAGAGTCTGATGTCGTACAGCTTGGTATTGCCCGAATCAGTAAGAATAGCGAGCTTTCACTGGTACAGGAAGAAGTTAATATTCTCTCCCCGTTAGTCAAAAAAGGGATCAGCTCTTACACCACCTTTCTGGCAAAGAAGCAGGCTGCCGTGCGCCTGAAGACTGAGATCATCGAGCTTGAAAGTCAGATGGTGGCAAAGAAGGAGGAAGTTAAGGTCACCCGGGGGGAGATTAATGACGATTATTTTGCTATCCGAAATACGTTATCAAAAAACCTGGTGGATGCGCAGCGTGAAGCATCGCTGAATAACTCTGCAATGACGGTACTGTCTAAACAGATGAGTGATTCAAGCGTTCATTCACCGGTTGATGGCGTTATTTATAAGATTAATAAGAATGCTTTTACAAAAGGTGGTGTTATTCAGTCCGCCGATTCACTTTTCGAAATAAAACCCTTGTCCACCAAAATGATTGCTGAGGTTAAGATACAGCCGAAAGATCGCGATCAAATATTCGTTGGCGGTGAGGTAAATGTAAAAATATTATCTTTCATACTTTCTGGTGCTAAGCCCTATAAAGGTGAGGTTGTACAGATTAGCCCGGATTCCTATGAAGAGACTATTAACGGGAATATGGTCAGGTATTATAAGGCCATCGTGGGATTTGATATATCCGAAGCAGATCGTGACGATATTAAACCTGGCATGGCCGTCGACGCCTATGTTATTACAGGTAATCATAGCATTTTAAAATACCTTGCCTCGCCGCTGATGCGTGGCGCACAACAAGTCTTCAGTGAGCCGGTCCTTACTGATATCAAAGTTACTCATAAATAG
- the fbp gene encoding class 1 fructose-bisphosphatase, producing the protein MKTLGEFIVEKQHEFSHATGELTALLSAIKLGAKIIHRDINKAGLVDILGASGAENVQGEVQQKLDLFANEKLKAALRARDIVAGIASEEEDEIVVFEGCEHAKYVVLMDPLDGSSNIDVNVSVGTIFSIYRRVTPVGTPVTEEDFLQPGSRQVAAGYVVYGSSTMLVYTTGCGVHAFTYDPSLGVFCLSQERMRFPERGNTYSINEGNYIRFPTGVKKYIKFCQEEDHATQRPYTSRYIGSLVADFHRNLLKGGIYLYPSTASHPDGKLRLLYECNPMAFLAEQAGGKASDGKERILDIVPESLHQRRSFFVGNNHMVEDVERLIREYPDA; encoded by the coding sequence ATGAAAACGTTAGGTGAATTTATTGTCGAAAAGCAGCACGAGTTTTCTCATGCTACCGGTGAGCTCACTGCTTTGCTGTCGGCAATAAAGCTGGGCGCTAAGATCATCCACCGTGATATCAACAAGGCCGGTCTGGTCGATATCCTGGGTGCCAGCGGTGCCGAAAACGTTCAGGGTGAGGTTCAGCAGAAACTCGACCTGTTCGCCAATGAAAAACTGAAAGCAGCCCTGCGCGCACGCGACATCGTTGCGGGTATCGCCTCTGAAGAAGAAGATGAAATCGTCGTTTTCGAAGGGTGTGAACATGCGAAGTACGTTGTTCTGATGGATCCGCTGGACGGCTCCTCCAACATCGACGTTAACGTTTCTGTCGGTACTATTTTCTCAATCTATCGCCGCGTCACGCCTGTTGGCACACCGGTGACTGAAGAAGATTTTCTGCAGCCGGGCAGCCGGCAGGTCGCCGCCGGTTACGTGGTTTATGGCTCTTCAACCATGCTGGTCTACACCACCGGCTGCGGCGTTCATGCCTTTACTTACGATCCGTCGCTGGGTGTGTTCTGTTTGAGCCAGGAACGTATGCGCTTCCCCGAGAGGGGGAACACCTACTCCATTAACGAAGGCAACTACATCAGATTCCCGACTGGCGTGAAGAAGTACATCAAATTCTGTCAGGAAGAGGACCACGCCACCCAACGCCCTTACACCTCCCGCTATATTGGCTCTCTGGTGGCGGATTTCCACCGTAACCTGCTGAAAGGTGGAATTTATCTCTACCCAAGCACCGCCAGCCATCCGGACGGAAAACTGCGTCTGCTGTACGAATGTAACCCAATGGCATTCCTGGCCGAACAGGCTGGCGGCAAGGCGAGCGATGGTAAAGAGCGTATTCTGGATATCGTGCCAGAAAGCCTGCACCAGCGTCGTTCGTTCTTCGTCGGCAACAACCATATGGTTGAAGACGTTGAACGTTTGATCCGCGAATACCCGGACGCGTAA
- the ytfR gene encoding galactofuranose ABC transporter, ATP-binding protein YtfR gives MTTEKHQEILRTEGLSKFFPGVKALDNVDFSLWRGEIMALLGENGAGKSTLLKALTGVYHADRGTIWLEGSAISPKNTAHAQQLGIGTVYQEVNLLPNMSVADNLFIGREPRRFGLLCRKEMEVRATRLMESYGFSLDVREPLNRFSVAMQQIVAICRAIDLSAKVLILDEPTASLDTQEVEMLFTLMRQLRDRGVSLIFVTHFLDQVYEVSDRITVLRNGSFVSCRETHELPQIELVKMMLGRELETNALQRAGRTLLSDKPVAAFSDFGKKGVISPFNLEVRPGEIVGLAGLLGSGRTETAEVIFGIKPADSGRAFIKGKPQTLRSPHQASCLGVGFCPEDRKTDGIIAAASVRENIILALQAQRGWLRPIPRKEQNAIAERFIRQLGIRTPSAEQPIEFLSGGNQQKVLLSRWLLTKPQFLILDEPTRGIDVGAHAEIIRLIETLCADGLALLVISSELEELVGYADRVIIMRDRKQVAEILLDELSVPAIMNAIAA, from the coding sequence ATGACCACTGAAAAACACCAGGAAATCCTCCGTACGGAAGGATTAAGCAAATTTTTCCCCGGCGTAAAAGCATTGGATAACGTCGATTTTAGCCTGTGGCGCGGTGAGATTATGGCGTTGCTGGGTGAAAACGGCGCCGGTAAATCGACGCTGCTCAAGGCCCTGACCGGTGTTTATCATGCCGATCGCGGAACTATCTGGCTGGAAGGCTCTGCCATTTCGCCGAAAAATACCGCTCATGCCCAGCAACTGGGTATCGGAACGGTATATCAGGAAGTGAACCTGCTGCCGAATATGTCGGTGGCGGATAATCTGTTTATTGGCCGTGAACCGAGACGTTTTGGTCTGCTGTGTCGCAAAGAGATGGAGGTGCGGGCAACACGGCTGATGGAGTCTTACGGCTTCTCGCTCGATGTCCGTGAACCGCTGAACCGTTTTTCCGTGGCGATGCAGCAGATTGTTGCCATTTGCCGCGCTATCGATCTCTCGGCAAAAGTGCTTATCCTTGATGAACCCACCGCCAGTCTTGATACCCAGGAAGTAGAGATGCTCTTCACCCTGATGCGCCAGCTGCGCGATCGGGGGGTGAGCCTGATCTTCGTTACCCACTTCCTCGACCAGGTCTACGAGGTAAGCGACCGCATCACGGTGCTGCGTAACGGCAGCTTTGTGAGCTGCCGTGAAACCCACGAATTACCGCAGATTGAGCTGGTCAAAATGATGCTGGGCCGTGAACTGGAGACCAACGCGCTTCAGCGCGCAGGCCGCACGTTGCTTAGCGATAAACCGGTCGCCGCCTTCAGCGACTTTGGTAAAAAAGGGGTTATTTCGCCGTTTAACCTAGAGGTGCGTCCTGGAGAAATTGTCGGGCTGGCAGGATTGTTAGGATCAGGACGTACCGAAACCGCAGAGGTGATCTTCGGGATCAAACCTGCAGACAGCGGCAGGGCGTTTATCAAAGGCAAACCGCAAACGTTACGTTCCCCGCACCAGGCCTCGTGCCTCGGCGTCGGTTTCTGCCCGGAAGACAGGAAAACGGACGGCATCATTGCCGCCGCCTCGGTACGGGAAAATATCATTCTTGCCCTGCAGGCGCAGCGCGGCTGGCTGCGGCCGATCCCGCGTAAAGAGCAAAACGCCATTGCGGAGCGCTTCATCCGCCAGCTCGGTATCCGCACCCCGAGCGCAGAGCAGCCGATTGAATTTCTCTCCGGCGGTAACCAACAGAAGGTGTTGCTGTCACGCTGGCTGCTAACCAAACCTCAGTTCCTGATCCTCGACGAGCCAACGCGCGGTATCGACGTGGGCGCTCACGCCGAAATCATCCGCCTTATCGAAACGCTGTGCGCGGATGGTCTGGCGCTGCTGGTGATTTCGTCCGAGCTGGAAGAGCTGGTGGGGTACGCCGATCGCGTCATCATCATGCGCGATCGCAAACAGGTGGCTGAGATCTTGCTGGATGAACTGTCTGTTCCGGCAATCATGAATGCCATCGCGGCATAA
- a CDS encoding MotA/TolQ/ExbB proton channel family protein, translating to MNFLKRYHSFILALIFVFLPLATLCIPAIFDYVVDTWHVAAFYSSIIIVLYLTGCFVVIFSFIEIAKCVSVLRKKNADKHSYLLGDANKIVFSPSHGLDDDTIASLYESMDNSVNRKQNQSLAGVMTCANLSTMIGLLGTFAGLSMTIASVITLLEKSQITGGNEADTLSIIVNVVSSLSEPLKGMNTAFVSSIYGVVSAILLNVVCSFLRGEFVRLSIDLRNARLDFVRECRGRKTPVAEKTKTLRVITDLDEVVKEFKDGMFAWQERLATAFNESNDSLKSLLANSAEASRNSAAFNERMESVARDQAENLQKIDRGISLSHATLGAIEQGIQQSHHALKEQREQLETIGLNQDALYSGQQKIHAQLAGQGEALGTVIAHQETLQETVQSAGENISHVEATVGEMSAEAACHFAAQSAEIKSVGDTLSGMEQAGAQRHVETIATIESQSQTFEPLLGQIAGMHRSLQKDINVIKGQENK from the coding sequence ATGAATTTTTTAAAAAGATACCATTCTTTTATTCTGGCGCTGATTTTTGTATTTTTACCGCTCGCCACGTTGTGTATACCCGCCATCTTTGACTACGTCGTTGATACCTGGCATGTTGCCGCCTTTTACAGCTCAATTATTATCGTTCTTTATTTAACAGGTTGCTTTGTCGTTATTTTCTCATTTATTGAGATTGCGAAATGCGTGAGCGTACTGCGTAAGAAGAATGCAGATAAGCACTCCTATTTGCTCGGCGATGCGAACAAAATTGTGTTCTCACCGAGCCACGGACTTGATGACGACACTATCGCCTCGCTTTACGAGAGCATGGATAACAGCGTAAACCGCAAGCAGAACCAAAGCCTGGCAGGGGTAATGACCTGCGCTAACCTGTCGACGATGATCGGTTTGCTGGGAACCTTTGCTGGCCTGTCGATGACGATCGCCTCTGTCATTACCCTTCTTGAAAAATCGCAAATTACCGGCGGCAACGAGGCCGATACGTTAAGCATCATCGTCAATGTGGTCTCCTCGCTGTCTGAACCTCTCAAAGGGATGAATACCGCCTTTGTCTCCTCTATTTATGGGGTCGTGAGCGCCATTTTGCTTAACGTGGTGTGTTCATTTCTGCGTGGGGAATTTGTTCGTTTATCAATAGATCTTCGTAACGCACGTCTGGACTTTGTCCGCGAATGCCGTGGCCGCAAAACGCCTGTCGCTGAAAAAACCAAAACGCTGCGCGTGATAACCGACCTGGATGAGGTGGTTAAGGAGTTTAAGGACGGGATGTTCGCCTGGCAGGAACGCCTTGCCACCGCCTTTAACGAAAGTAACGACAGCCTGAAATCGCTCCTTGCCAACAGTGCTGAGGCTTCCCGTAATAGCGCGGCCTTTAACGAACGCATGGAGAGCGTCGCCAGAGACCAGGCCGAAAACCTGCAAAAAATCGATCGCGGTATTTCGCTGAGCCACGCCACCCTTGGCGCTATTGAGCAAGGCATTCAGCAGAGCCATCACGCCCTCAAAGAACAGCGTGAGCAACTGGAAACCATTGGTCTGAATCAGGATGCGCTTTATTCAGGGCAGCAAAAAATACACGCACAGCTGGCCGGGCAGGGCGAAGCTTTAGGTACCGTTATTGCTCATCAGGAAACGCTGCAGGAAACCGTACAGAGCGCGGGTGAAAACATCAGTCACGTTGAGGCGACGGTAGGAGAGATGTCCGCCGAGGCCGCGTGCCATTTTGCCGCGCAATCCGCTGAGATCAAAAGCGTGGGGGATACCCTAAGCGGAATGGAACAGGCCGGAGCACAGCGCCATGTTGAAACCATTGCCACTATCGAAAGCCAGTCTCAGACATTTGAACCTCTGCTCGGGCAAATCGCAGGGATGCACAGAAGTTTGCAAAAGGATATCAATGTCATCAAGGGGCAGGAAAACAAATGA
- a CDS encoding TolC family protein, with protein MRIVALLLTAGLLPISLHAAAEVAAGSLPLRTLIIHALNSQPSVAIASWETEMRHQETNMSKASLYPTLDASSEAARKKTDEHDNEQNVENKLTLSYRIADFGVRSSNIEKAEHQEAASQFDFQQELLTVAQKTSDAYLAVEKTRQILAVIDGEKLFYKQMLNDFSELISAGAAMQSDIRKVQVSIDSLSTQELNYRAQLDTQLMMLRNMTGDYVTADNLGKLPVFFQKIHFQHSQGSGYRPNHER; from the coding sequence ATGCGCATCGTGGCATTGCTGTTAACGGCAGGGCTGTTGCCCATTTCACTTCACGCAGCCGCAGAAGTGGCCGCTGGGTCGCTGCCGCTTCGTACGCTGATTATCCATGCGTTAAATTCGCAGCCATCCGTCGCCATTGCCTCCTGGGAAACAGAAATGCGCCACCAGGAGACCAACATGAGTAAGGCGTCGTTGTACCCAACCCTGGATGCCTCCTCCGAGGCGGCACGTAAAAAGACGGATGAGCATGACAATGAACAAAACGTTGAAAACAAGCTTACGCTGAGCTATCGCATCGCCGATTTTGGCGTCAGAAGCAGCAATATTGAAAAAGCCGAGCACCAGGAAGCCGCCAGCCAGTTCGACTTTCAGCAGGAGCTGCTGACGGTTGCGCAGAAGACATCAGATGCTTATCTGGCAGTGGAAAAGACACGACAAATTCTGGCCGTTATCGATGGTGAGAAACTGTTTTATAAGCAAATGCTCAATGATTTCTCAGAGCTTATCAGCGCCGGTGCCGCAATGCAGTCTGATATCCGCAAGGTCCAGGTTTCCATTGATTCCCTCAGTACCCAGGAGCTGAACTATCGGGCGCAATTGGACACACAATTAATGATGCTGCGGAACATGACCGGCGATTATGTGACCGCCGACAACCTGGGTAAGCTGCCCGTTTTTTTTCAAAAAATACATTTTCAACACTCACAAGGATCAGGTTATCGACCAAATCATGAAAGATAA
- the ytfT gene encoding galactofuranose ABC transporter, ATP-binding protein YtfT, with product MMPRSLSQSGESKRRFTWPTGMPQIVALLLVLLVDSLVAPHFFQIIVQDGRLFGSPIDILNRAAPVALLAIGMTLVIATGGIDLSVGAVMAIAGATAASMTVAGHSLPVVLLAALGSGVLAGLWNGILVAVLKIQPFVATLILMVAGRGVAQLITSGQIVTFDSPGLAWLGSGRLLFFPTPVIIALLTLMAFWILTRKTALGMFIEAVGINIRAARNAGVNTRLMVMLTYVLSGVCAAIAGVIVAADIRGADANNAGLWLELDAILAVVIGGGSLMGGRFNLLLSVIGALIIQGMNTGILLSGFQPELNQVVKAVVVLCVLIVQSPRFVSIIKGIRGHDKT from the coding sequence GTGATGCCCCGTTCGCTTTCGCAATCCGGAGAATCTAAGCGCCGCTTTACATGGCCGACCGGCATGCCGCAAATCGTCGCGCTGCTGCTGGTCCTGTTGGTTGATAGCCTGGTCGCACCGCATTTCTTCCAGATTATTGTTCAGGATGGCCGCCTGTTTGGTAGCCCGATAGATATTCTTAACCGCGCCGCGCCGGTGGCGCTGCTGGCGATTGGTATGACGCTGGTCATTGCCACAGGCGGAATCGATCTTTCCGTGGGGGCGGTGATGGCGATTGCTGGCGCCACTGCCGCTTCAATGACCGTTGCCGGGCATAGTCTGCCGGTGGTGCTACTTGCTGCACTTGGGTCGGGGGTATTAGCCGGGCTATGGAACGGCATTCTGGTCGCCGTTCTTAAGATCCAGCCGTTTGTCGCCACTTTGATTTTGATGGTGGCTGGACGTGGGGTTGCGCAACTTATTACCTCCGGTCAGATCGTTACCTTTGATTCACCGGGTCTGGCGTGGCTTGGCAGCGGCAGGCTGCTCTTCTTCCCGACGCCGGTCATTATTGCGCTGCTAACATTAATGGCGTTCTGGATCCTCACCCGTAAAACGGCGCTCGGCATGTTTATTGAAGCGGTGGGGATCAACATTCGTGCCGCGCGAAATGCCGGGGTGAATACGCGGCTGATGGTAATGCTGACCTATGTGCTAAGCGGCGTCTGTGCCGCCATTGCCGGGGTGATTGTCGCGGCCGATATCCGTGGGGCCGATGCCAACAACGCCGGATTATGGCTGGAGCTGGATGCGATCCTGGCGGTAGTGATCGGCGGCGGGTCGCTGATGGGCGGGCGTTTTAATCTGCTGCTCTCGGTGATTGGCGCCCTGATCATACAGGGAATGAATACCGGCATCCTGCTCTCGGGTTTCCAGCCGGAGCTTAATCAGGTGGTGAAAGCGGTGGTCGTGCTCTGCGTGCTGATCGTCCAGTCACCGCGCTTTGTTAGCATCATTAAGGGGATCCGTGGTCATGATAAAACGTAA
- the yjfF gene encoding galactofuranose ABC transporter, permease protein YjfF: protein MIKRNLPLMITLGVFVLGYLYCLTQFPGFASTRVICNILTDNAFLGIIAVGMTFVILSGGIDLSVGSVIAFTGVFLAKAIGFWGISPLLAFPLVLVMGCAFGAFMGLLIDALKIPAFIITLAGMFFLRGVSYLVSEESIPINHPIYDTLSSLAWKIPGGGRLSAMGLLMLGVVVIGIFLAHRTRFGNQVYAIGGSASSANLMGISTRSTTIRIYMLSTGLATLAGIVFSIYTQAGYALAGVGVELDAIASVVIGGTLLSGGVGTVLGTLFGVAIQGLIQTYINFDGTLSSWWTKIAIGILLFIFIALQRGLTVLWENRQSSPVTRVSASTTES, encoded by the coding sequence ATGATAAAACGTAATTTACCGTTAATGATAACGCTCGGCGTGTTCGTGCTGGGGTATCTCTACTGCCTGACTCAGTTTCCCGGCTTTGCTTCGACGCGCGTTATCTGCAACATCCTGACCGATAATGCGTTTTTGGGCATTATTGCCGTCGGCATGACCTTTGTGATCCTCTCCGGCGGGATTGATCTCTCTGTGGGTTCGGTGATCGCGTTTACTGGCGTATTTCTGGCGAAAGCGATTGGCTTCTGGGGTATCTCACCGCTGCTGGCTTTCCCGCTGGTGCTGGTGATGGGCTGTGCGTTTGGCGCCTTTATGGGCCTATTGATCGACGCGCTGAAAATCCCGGCCTTTATTATTACGCTCGCCGGAATGTTCTTCCTGCGCGGGGTGAGCTATCTGGTGTCGGAAGAGTCAATTCCGATTAACCACCCTATCTACGACACCCTCTCAAGCCTGGCGTGGAAAATTCCCGGCGGCGGTCGACTGAGCGCAATGGGCTTGTTAATGCTGGGCGTGGTGGTGATCGGTATCTTTCTGGCGCACCGCACCCGGTTTGGTAATCAGGTATACGCCATTGGCGGCAGCGCCAGCTCGGCGAACCTGATGGGGATCTCAACCCGCAGCACGACCATTCGCATTTACATGCTCTCTACCGGCCTGGCGACGCTGGCGGGTATTGTCTTCTCAATCTATACGCAGGCAGGATACGCGCTGGCGGGTGTCGGGGTTGAACTGGATGCGATTGCCTCGGTGGTGATTGGCGGCACGCTGCTGAGCGGCGGAGTCGGGACGGTGCTGGGCACCTTGTTCGGCGTGGCGATTCAGGGGCTGATTCAAACCTACATCAACTTTGACGGCACGCTCAGCTCCTGGTGGACGAAGATAGCCATCGGCATTCTGCTGTTTATTTTTATCGCGCTGCAACGTGGCCTGACGGTGCTGTGGGAGAACCGCCAGAGTTCGCCGGTGACGCGCGTGAGTGCCTCAACAACAGAATCATAA